From one Drosophila subpulchrella strain 33 F10 #4 breed RU33 chromosome 3L, RU_Dsub_v1.1 Primary Assembly, whole genome shotgun sequence genomic stretch:
- the LOC119554642 gene encoding zinc finger protein 260-like isoform X1: protein MAMGSSVCRVCLANCENMINIFDVIEGNPISTMLSECTGFKVEKGDRCPENICTSCLQDVKVAFKMKKTYERSRQIYGQLNRDSLEGDILEESNTKEGGLEYASQVKEESDDLLWKEESHSYLCQVKNEPVDEDMLEEEHSPLSEGNINQSDSQVKVEESIYDGSDEDHDSVDHESKIYSPNKCPQCPKTCISKSDLKRHLRSHIREPFRCSVCSKIFANRANLLRHFVIHAGERPFECSRCPKTFTQAANLQIHMRLHTGERPFQCSHCSKTYTLNSHLQVHLKTHTDGQFQCSQCSDTFNNGSDLMLHERLHARDQPLSCTHCSKAYIKESHLRKHLLTHPEEQHYKCTHCSKTFSDDSVFQKHLRTHEEGNIDQCDSQIKMQTTKDDGTDAINKDHGSLNNEMNPYSPHKCTHCPKICISKSDLKRHLRSHKREPFQCSVCSKIFANGANLSRHFVIHTGERPFKCSRCPKAFTQAANLQIHMRLHTGERPFQCSLCSKTYTLNSHLQVHLKTHTEGQLQCSQCSEVFENGTDLMLHERLHAKDQPLSCTHCSKAYIKESHLRKHLLTHSEEQNYKCAHCSKTFSDDAIFQKHLRTHKETRPFQCSLCPKAFTSGSNLSRHFVIHTGERPFKCSRCPKAFRQGAYLRIHMRLHTGERPFQCSHCSRCYTTNSHLQIHLKNHKE, encoded by the exons AT GGCTATGGGGTCTTCAGTGTGCCGCGTTTGCCTGGCAAATTGTGAGAATATGATCAATATTTTCGATGTGATTGAGGGAAATCCAATTTCGACTATGCTTTCTGAGTGTACCGGATTTAAAGTTGAGAAAGGTGACCGGTGTCCAGAAAACATTTGCACATCCTGCCTGCAGGATGTAAAAGTTGCGTTTAAGATGAAGAAAACATACGAAAGGAGTCGCCAGATCTACGGCCAGTTAAATAGGGATTCATTGGAGGGCGACATACTCGAGGAATCAAACACTAAAGAAGGAGGTCTTGAGTATGCTAGCCAAGTTAAAGAAGAAAGCGATGATCTGCTATGGAAGGAGGAATCACATAGCTACCTTTGCCAAGTGAAGAACGAACCAGTTGATGAAGACATGCTTGAGGAGGAGCACAGTCCTTTATCAGAGGGCAATATCAATCAGTCCGATAGCCAAGTGAAGGTCGAGGAATCAATATATGACGGATCCGATGAGGACCATGATTCTGTTGATCATGAAAGTAAGATATACAGTCCGAATAAATGCCCGCAGTGTCCAAAGACTTGTATATCAAAATCAGATCTTAAGCGACACTTGCGCAGCCACATAAGAGAACCATTTCGGTGCTCCGTTTGCTCAAAGATTTTTGCAAATAGAGCGAATCTTTTAAGGCATTTCGTTATCCACGCGGGAGAACGTCCTTTCGAGTGCTCCCGATGTCCAAAGACGTTCACCCAGGCCGCAAATCTTCAGATACACATGCGACTCCACACAGGAGAACGTCCTTTCCAGTGCTCCCATTGCTCTAAAACCTATACTTTAAATTCACATCTTCAGGTACACCTTAAAACCCACACGGACGGGCAGTTCCAGTGCTCTCAGTGCTCAGACACGTTTAATAATGGATCAGATCTTATGTTACACGAGCGACTGCACGCTAGAGACCAACCACTAAGTTGTACCCACTGCTCAAAGGCTTATATAAAGGAGTCGCATCTTCGGAAACACTTGCTAACCCACCCAGAAGAACAACATTATAAGTGTACCCACTGCTCAAAAACTTTCTCAGACGATTCCGTTTTTCAAAAACACTTACGAACCCACGAAGAGGGCAACATTGATCAGTGCGATAGCCAAATAAAGATGCAGACAACAAAAGATGATGGAACTGATGCCATTAATAAGGACCACGGTTCTCTTAATAATGAAATGAATCCTTACAGTCCGCATAAATGCACGCATTGTCCGAAGATTTGTATATCAAAATCAGATCTTAAGCGACACTTGCGAAGCCACAAAAGAGAACCGTTCCAGTGCTCCGTTTGCTCTAAGATTTTTGCGAATGGTGCTAATCTTTCAAGGCATTTCGTTATCCACACAGGAGAACGGCCTTTCAAGTGCTCCCGATGTCCAAAGGCGTTCACCCAGGCCGCAAATCTTCAGATACACATGCGACTACACACAGGAGAACGTCCTTTCCAGTGCTCCCTCTGCTCTAAGACCTATACTTTAAATTCCCATCTTCAGGTACACCTTAAAACCCACACGGAAGGGCAGCTCCAGTGTTCTCAGTGCTCAGAAGTGTTTGAAAATGGAACCGATCTTATGTTACACGAGCGACTGCACGCAAAAGACCAACCACTAAGTTGTACCCACTGCTCAAAGGCTTATATAAAGGAGTCACATCTTCGGAAACACCTGCTAACCCACTCAGAAGAACAAAATTATAAGTGCGCCCACTGCTCAAAAACTTTCTCAGACGACGccatttttcaaaaacatttACGAACCCACAAAGAAACTCGACCTTTCCAATGCTCCCTTTGCCCAAAGGCTTTTACAAGTGGTTCCAATCTTTCAAGGCATTTCGTTATCCACACAGGAGAACGGCCTTTCAAGTGCTCCCGATGTCCAAAGGCGTTTAGGCAAGGCGCATATCTTAGGATACACATGCGACTCCACACAGGAGAACGCCCATTCCAGTGCTCCCATTGCTCTAGGTGTTACACCACGAATTCGCATCTTCAAATACACCTGAAAAATCACAAAGAATAA
- the LOC119554642 gene encoding zinc finger protein 260-like isoform X2: MGSSVCRVCLANCENMINIFDVIEGNPISTMLSECTGFKVEKGDRCPENICTSCLQDVKVAFKMKKTYERSRQIYGQLNRDSLEGDILEESNTKEGGLEYASQVKEESDDLLWKEESHSYLCQVKNEPVDEDMLEEEHSPLSEGNINQSDSQVKVEESIYDGSDEDHDSVDHESKIYSPNKCPQCPKTCISKSDLKRHLRSHIREPFRCSVCSKIFANRANLLRHFVIHAGERPFECSRCPKTFTQAANLQIHMRLHTGERPFQCSHCSKTYTLNSHLQVHLKTHTDGQFQCSQCSDTFNNGSDLMLHERLHARDQPLSCTHCSKAYIKESHLRKHLLTHPEEQHYKCTHCSKTFSDDSVFQKHLRTHEEGNIDQCDSQIKMQTTKDDGTDAINKDHGSLNNEMNPYSPHKCTHCPKICISKSDLKRHLRSHKREPFQCSVCSKIFANGANLSRHFVIHTGERPFKCSRCPKAFTQAANLQIHMRLHTGERPFQCSLCSKTYTLNSHLQVHLKTHTEGQLQCSQCSEVFENGTDLMLHERLHAKDQPLSCTHCSKAYIKESHLRKHLLTHSEEQNYKCAHCSKTFSDDAIFQKHLRTHKETRPFQCSLCPKAFTSGSNLSRHFVIHTGERPFKCSRCPKAFRQGAYLRIHMRLHTGERPFQCSHCSRCYTTNSHLQIHLKNHKE, encoded by the coding sequence ATGGGGTCTTCAGTGTGCCGCGTTTGCCTGGCAAATTGTGAGAATATGATCAATATTTTCGATGTGATTGAGGGAAATCCAATTTCGACTATGCTTTCTGAGTGTACCGGATTTAAAGTTGAGAAAGGTGACCGGTGTCCAGAAAACATTTGCACATCCTGCCTGCAGGATGTAAAAGTTGCGTTTAAGATGAAGAAAACATACGAAAGGAGTCGCCAGATCTACGGCCAGTTAAATAGGGATTCATTGGAGGGCGACATACTCGAGGAATCAAACACTAAAGAAGGAGGTCTTGAGTATGCTAGCCAAGTTAAAGAAGAAAGCGATGATCTGCTATGGAAGGAGGAATCACATAGCTACCTTTGCCAAGTGAAGAACGAACCAGTTGATGAAGACATGCTTGAGGAGGAGCACAGTCCTTTATCAGAGGGCAATATCAATCAGTCCGATAGCCAAGTGAAGGTCGAGGAATCAATATATGACGGATCCGATGAGGACCATGATTCTGTTGATCATGAAAGTAAGATATACAGTCCGAATAAATGCCCGCAGTGTCCAAAGACTTGTATATCAAAATCAGATCTTAAGCGACACTTGCGCAGCCACATAAGAGAACCATTTCGGTGCTCCGTTTGCTCAAAGATTTTTGCAAATAGAGCGAATCTTTTAAGGCATTTCGTTATCCACGCGGGAGAACGTCCTTTCGAGTGCTCCCGATGTCCAAAGACGTTCACCCAGGCCGCAAATCTTCAGATACACATGCGACTCCACACAGGAGAACGTCCTTTCCAGTGCTCCCATTGCTCTAAAACCTATACTTTAAATTCACATCTTCAGGTACACCTTAAAACCCACACGGACGGGCAGTTCCAGTGCTCTCAGTGCTCAGACACGTTTAATAATGGATCAGATCTTATGTTACACGAGCGACTGCACGCTAGAGACCAACCACTAAGTTGTACCCACTGCTCAAAGGCTTATATAAAGGAGTCGCATCTTCGGAAACACTTGCTAACCCACCCAGAAGAACAACATTATAAGTGTACCCACTGCTCAAAAACTTTCTCAGACGATTCCGTTTTTCAAAAACACTTACGAACCCACGAAGAGGGCAACATTGATCAGTGCGATAGCCAAATAAAGATGCAGACAACAAAAGATGATGGAACTGATGCCATTAATAAGGACCACGGTTCTCTTAATAATGAAATGAATCCTTACAGTCCGCATAAATGCACGCATTGTCCGAAGATTTGTATATCAAAATCAGATCTTAAGCGACACTTGCGAAGCCACAAAAGAGAACCGTTCCAGTGCTCCGTTTGCTCTAAGATTTTTGCGAATGGTGCTAATCTTTCAAGGCATTTCGTTATCCACACAGGAGAACGGCCTTTCAAGTGCTCCCGATGTCCAAAGGCGTTCACCCAGGCCGCAAATCTTCAGATACACATGCGACTACACACAGGAGAACGTCCTTTCCAGTGCTCCCTCTGCTCTAAGACCTATACTTTAAATTCCCATCTTCAGGTACACCTTAAAACCCACACGGAAGGGCAGCTCCAGTGTTCTCAGTGCTCAGAAGTGTTTGAAAATGGAACCGATCTTATGTTACACGAGCGACTGCACGCAAAAGACCAACCACTAAGTTGTACCCACTGCTCAAAGGCTTATATAAAGGAGTCACATCTTCGGAAACACCTGCTAACCCACTCAGAAGAACAAAATTATAAGTGCGCCCACTGCTCAAAAACTTTCTCAGACGACGccatttttcaaaaacatttACGAACCCACAAAGAAACTCGACCTTTCCAATGCTCCCTTTGCCCAAAGGCTTTTACAAGTGGTTCCAATCTTTCAAGGCATTTCGTTATCCACACAGGAGAACGGCCTTTCAAGTGCTCCCGATGTCCAAAGGCGTTTAGGCAAGGCGCATATCTTAGGATACACATGCGACTCCACACAGGAGAACGCCCATTCCAGTGCTCCCATTGCTCTAGGTGTTACACCACGAATTCGCATCTTCAAATACACCTGAAAAATCACAAAGAATAA
- the LOC119553377 gene encoding survival motor neuron protein, whose amino-acid sequence MSEEANTAVWDDSLLVKTYDQSVGLAREALARRLADSTNKREEENAAADEEAAEDSATGGAPSEEPMSFKVGDYARATYVDGLDYEGAVVSINEEKGTCIIRYLGYENEQEVLLLDLLPTWGKRVRREQFLEAKKEESSPGPAGQLKSHKSSIAAAGTSKNLKSGGRLVMPPMPPVPPMIAGQGDGAEQDFVAMLTAWYMSGYYTGLYQGKKEANTNTSAKKKTPKK is encoded by the coding sequence ATGTCCGAAGAGGCCAACACAGCCGTGTGGGATGACTCCCTGCTGGTAAAGACGTACGACCAGTCCGTGGGACTGGCCCGCGAAGCTCTGGCCCGCCGACTGGCCGATTCCACCAACAAGCGCGAGGAGGAGAACGCAGCCGCCGACGAGGAAGCTGCCGAGGATTCGGCCACCGGTGGGGCTCCCAGCGAGGAACCGATGTCGTTTAAGGTGGGCGACTATGCCCGAGCCACCTACGTGGATGGACTGGACTACGAGGGCGCCGTGGTGTCGATCAACGAGGAGAAGGGCACCTGCATCATCCGCTATCTGGGCTACGAGAACGAGCAGGAGGTGCTGCTCCTGGACCTCTTGCCCACCTGGGGCAAGCGGGTTAGGCGCGAGCAGTTCCTCGAGGCCAAGAAGGAGGAGTCCTCGCCTGGCCCTGCGGGTCAGCTCAAAAGTCACAAGTCATCCATTGCCGCTGCAGGCACTTCCAAGAATCTCAAGTCGGGCGGCAGGCTGGTCATGCCGCCCATGCCTCCGGTGCCGCCCATGATCGCTGGCCAAGGCGATGGTGCCGAGCAGGACTTTGTGGCCATGCTCACCGCCTGGTACATGTCCGGCTACTATACTGGTCTCTACCAGGGAAAGAAGGAggccaacaccaacaccagcGCCAAGAAGAAGACGCCCAAGAAGTAA
- the LOC119553836 gene encoding nuclear RNA export factor 2 — translation MPAQMRLLDFGDGTVPIQLDYPDTTIFSNCDSYGDRVPGSHWNEITLHHRGKLEYSPNRQQIIMDALYQAVNGADFYPVFYQRGNKADTLLARNCKAAIDNLFNQRLTISLGAGGSLPISVQLGVAQYKMNQISPTFLIARVVTELMKRLIQRDGVDGLLDLGSFGDHPEFRNIVVSLGNPCILMTVCQVIHNNDTERFRVNGFILANNQIRNVRPLTLFANVDYALLDLRGNKIKSADRLCRALEQFRARELLLEHNPITRTENFPASIRPLKNNFTLVDGKPFDMLQKSFSPLDGEIDLESDGSRIDANTKWKVPEFANSPDWHAFMIPDPNQEFSKEALFDFFFIMLHPSLSEFYPCYYKYINTDHVFLVRNCFDQIEHLVNSCNLEMSIPPDGRIFRYYLRMNVSTFKQHHVDPEKCIQKAVSLCYVPQNRLLNLERFQCNKSLQDVVVSLSSSKILAHVLSVASRQFMTTCSEIRLCRNKILSVEKVGVLTQMGSLRAVDLSHNWVHELELIRFLGNLPLKSLVLHGNPLCRNYSLPSEYIRAVRQVFPQLTTLDGVDLQTNPGQSVQKNFLCDIGAYELVGQVFIKNYLREFESDELRGDLTKYYSDNSIFTLTCNYGVVQNHQTRQILPRIAKYNKHGRNLYNKDFSRASNSVYIGTNEILDILFQLPKVTHDYHSLQTDVMHYDGKSAAIYVTGLLRDEPPTTRNSHGNRPDIGGVLLGFSRKFIVKFDEEGLGLGKKARRLKITNEILHITNPSKIMIRNAFSVHYPDPSERSVEEDSLDVKDHKLLLFQEVTGLISTWCTSIVEEAEWNIERALKIFIQKNADNEIPSLAFA, via the exons ATGCCAGCCCAGATGCGACTGCTGGACTTTGGCGATGGCACGGTGCCCATCCAGCTGGACTACCCGGACACGACGATCTTCAGCAACTGCGACAGCTACGGCGATCGGGTTCCGGGTTCCCATTGGAACGAGATCACCCTGCACCATCGCGGTAAATTGGAGTACTCGCCGAATCGGCAGCAGATTATCATGGATGCCCTGTACCAAGCGGTAAATGGTGCGGACTTCTATCCGGTATTCTATCAG CGCGGCAACAAGGCGGACACCCTGCTGGCGAGGAACTGCAAGGCGGCCATCGACAATCTCTTCAACCAGCGACTCACTATCAGCCTGGGAGCAGGTGGCTCGTTGCCCATCAGTGTCCAACTGGGCGTGGCCCAGTACAAGATGAACCAGATATCGCCGACGTTCCTCATCGCTCGGGTGGTCACTGAGTTAATGAAGCGTCTGATTCAAAGGGACGGCGTGGATGGACTGCTGGACTTGGGCAGCTTTGGTGACCATCCCGAGTTTAGGAACATCGTGGTCAGCCTGGGCAATCCATGCATCCTGATGACCGTCTGCCAGGTGATACACAACAACGACACCGAACGCTTCCGGGTGAACGGATTCATATTGGCCAACAACCAGATCCGGAATGTGCGCCCCCTGACCCTGTTCGCCAACGTGGATTACGCCCTGCTCGACTTGAGGGGCAATAAG ATCAAGTCAGCCGATCGTTTGTGTCGCGCCCTGGAACAATTCCGGGCCAGAGAGCTGCTCCTGGAGCATAATCCCATTACCAGGACTGAGAACTTTCCGGCTAGCATCAGGCCGTTGAAGAATAACTTCACGCTGGTG GATGGAAAGCCCTTTGACATGCTGCAAAAGTCCTTTTCGCCGCTGGATGGAGAGATCGATTTGGAGTCCGATGGATCGCGGATCGATGCAAATACCAAGTGGAAAGTGCCTGAGTTTGCCAACAGCCCGGACTGGCATGCCTTTATG ATACCCGATCCCAATCAGGAGTTCAGCAAGGAGGCGCTCTTCgactttttctttattatgcTGCATCCGTCTCTGAGCGAGTTTTATCCCTGCTACTACAAG TACATAAACACGGACCACGTTTTCCTCGTGCGCAACTGCTTCGATCAGATTGAACACTTGGTAAACAGTTGCAATCTGGAGATGTCGATACCGCCGGATGGGCGGATCTTTCGCTACTACCTGCGAATGAACGTGAGCACGTTCAAGCAGCACCATGTCGATCCGGAGAAGTGCATACAGAAGGCAGTCTCGCTGTGTTATGTGCCCCAGAACCGGCTGCTCAACCTGGAGCGGTTCCAGTGCAACAAGAGCCTGCAGGACGTGGTGGTGTCACTTAGCTCGTCGAAGATTTTGGCGCACGTACTGTCGGTGGCATCGCGGCAATTCATGACCACCTGCTCGGAGATCCGCTTGTGCCGCAATAAGATCCTGTCCGTGGAGAAAGTGGGTGTTCTAACGCAAATGGGCTCCCTGCGTGCCGTAGATCTGAGCCACAACTGGGTGCACGAACTGGAATTGATCAGGTTTCTTGGCAACCTGCCTCTCAAATCTCTGGTACTTCACGGGAATCCACTTTGCCGCAACTACAGTCTGCCCAGCGAGTACATTCGGGCGGTTAGGCAGGTGTTTCCGCAGCTGACCACCCTGGATGGCGTGGACCTGCAGACGAATCCTGGACAATCGGTGCAGAAGAACTTCCTTTGCGACATCGGCGCCTATGAGTTGGTTGGCCAGGTCTTCATCAAAAACTATTTGCGGGAGTTTGAGAGCGATGAACTTCGTGGCGATCTTACCAAGTATTATTCTGACAACTCGATCTTCACCTTAACCTGCAACTATGGCGTTGTTCAGAATCACCAAACTCGCCAGATCTTGCCACGCATCG CAAAGTACAACAAGCACGGGCGAAATCTTTACAACAAGGACTTCTCGAGGGCTTCCAATAGCGTCTACATCGGCACTAACGAGATCTTGGATATTCTTTTCCAACTGCCAAAGGTCACCCACGACTACCACTCCCTGCAGACGGACGTAATGCACTATGATGGCAAATCGGCTGCTATTTACGTGACTGGTTTGCTACGCGATGAGCCGCCGACCACGAGGAACAGTCATGGTAACAGGCCTGACATCGGTGGTGTCCTTTTGGGCTTCAGCCGCAAGTTCATAGTCAAGTTCGATGAGGAGGGCCTG GGCTTGGGTAAAAAAGCTCGCCGCCTAAAGATCACAAACGAAATTCTACACATTACGAATCCCTCGAAAATTATGATCCGGAACGCCTTCAGTGTGCATTACCCGGATCCCAGTGAGCGTTCGGTGGAAGAGGACTCCCTGGATGTCAAGGATCACAAACTGCTATTGTTTCAAGAGGTTACCGGGCTCATTTCAACTTGGTGCACTTCGATTGTTGAAGAAGCCGAGTGGAACATTGAGAGAGCCCTGAAGATATTTATCCAGAAGAATGCAGACAATGAGATCCCTAGCCTAGCCTTCGCCTAG
- the LOC119553837 gene encoding LOW QUALITY PROTEIN: endothelial differentiation-related factor 1 homolog (The sequence of the model RefSeq protein was modified relative to this genomic sequence to represent the inferred CDS: substituted 1 base at 1 genomic stop codon) produces the protein MSDWDSVTVLRKKAPKSSTLKTESAVNQARRQGVAVDTQQKYGAGTNKQHVTTKNTAKLDRETEELRHDKIPLDVGKLIQQGRQGKGLSQKDLATKICEKQQVVTDYEAGRGIPNNLILGKMERVLGMKLRGKERGQPIAPPGKKXDDAAASVASGASQTTTSARSARQQNHQHPDSGGWSTVSGRRK, from the exons ATGTCGGACTGGGACTCTGTGACTGTTTTGCGCAAAAAGGCACCCAAATCGTCGACCCTGAAGACGGAATCGGCGGTGAATCAGGCCAGGCGACAGGGAGTCGCCGTGGACACCCAACAGAAAT ATGGTGCTGGCACCAACAAGCAGCATGTGACCACCAAGAACACTGCCAAGCTGGACCGCGAGACCGAGGAGCTGCGCCACGACAAGATCCCCCTCGATGTGGGCAAGCTCATCCAGCAGGGACGCCAGGGCAAGGGTCTCAGTCAGAAGGACCTGGCAACT AAAATCTGCGAGAAGCAGCAGGTGGTGACTGATTACGAGGCCGGACGCGGCATCCCAAACAATTTGATCCTGGGAAAGATGGAACGCGTTCTTGGCATGAAGCTGCGCGGCAAGGAGCGCGGCCAACCAATAGCGCCTCCCGGTAAGAAGTGAGACGATGCTGCCGCGTCCGTCGCTAGTGGTGCTTCACAAACGACCACCTCAGCACGAAGCGCCCGGCAGCAGAACCACCAACACCCGGATTCTGGAGGCTGGAGCACTGTCAGCGGCAGGCGCAAATAA
- the LOC119553493 gene encoding cytochrome b-c1 complex subunit 10 encodes MSLKKKVCGLWCKHKPSENQKALALAFVPSAATFGLAAALAVVYYTDWKVIAGWIPLYNTKFPKPEDPKKKKK; translated from the exons atgaGTTTGAAAAAGAAAGTGTGCGGTCTATGGTGCAAGCACAAGCCTTCGGAAAACCAAAAAGCATTGGCCTTAGCCTT TGTGCCATCAGCTGCCACCTTTGGACTGGCTGCAGCCTTGGCTGTTGTTTACTATACCGATTGGAAAGTAATTGCCGGATGGATTCCCCTATATAACACCAAGTTTCCCAAACCCGAAGATCCgaagaaaaagaagaaatag